From the genome of Streptomyces sp. NBC_01317, one region includes:
- a CDS encoding MerR family transcriptional regulator, which translates to MRIGDAAAAAGTTPRALRFYEERGLLPPPVRTASGQRDYGPGEVARVRVVRDLLALGLTVEDLRGFADRIDLLAQDPPQRCGSAEPGARTSEIVGRRLAALDAEIDRLTRLRDRLARQTGRAPGE; encoded by the coding sequence GTGCGGATAGGTGACGCGGCAGCGGCGGCGGGGACGACGCCCAGGGCACTGCGGTTCTACGAGGAGCGCGGGCTGCTGCCCCCGCCCGTACGCACGGCTTCCGGCCAGCGGGACTACGGTCCTGGTGAGGTGGCCCGCGTCCGGGTCGTCCGCGACCTGCTGGCGCTCGGGCTCACGGTCGAGGATCTGCGCGGCTTCGCGGACCGCATCGACCTGCTGGCCCAGGACCCGCCGCAGCGGTGCGGCTCCGCCGAGCCCGGGGCCCGTACCTCGGAGATCGTCGGCCGCAGGCTCGCCGCCCTCGACGCGGAGATCGACCGACTGACCCGACTGCGGGACCGCCTCGCCCGGCAGACCGGCCGCGCACCGGGCGAATAA
- a CDS encoding FBP domain-containing protein, translating to MEPLSENQIRSSFVNSTKGEAARLRLPLDFAELPWDDLDFLGWVDPGAPLRAHLVLPGARGPLGISLRVPSVNRTSVVKSSLCQICLTGHASSGVALLVAPLAGAQGRQGNTVGTYICADLACPLYVRGKRQPRLRAGRYEESLTLDERLARMSGNLDAFAARVTAG from the coding sequence GTGGAACCACTCAGTGAGAACCAGATCCGCTCGTCCTTCGTGAACAGCACCAAGGGCGAGGCGGCCCGGCTGCGGCTGCCGCTCGACTTCGCCGAACTGCCCTGGGACGACCTGGACTTCCTGGGGTGGGTGGATCCGGGAGCGCCGCTGCGGGCCCATCTCGTCCTGCCCGGGGCGCGGGGGCCGCTGGGGATCTCCCTGCGTGTCCCTTCCGTGAACCGCACCAGCGTGGTGAAGTCCAGCCTGTGCCAGATCTGCCTGACGGGCCACGCCTCGTCCGGGGTCGCCCTGCTCGTCGCCCCGCTGGCGGGCGCCCAGGGCCGCCAGGGCAACACGGTCGGCACGTACATCTGCGCGGACCTCGCCTGCCCGCTGTACGTACGGGGCAAGCGGCAGCCGAGGCTGCGAGCCGGGCGGTACGAGGAGTCCCTGACCCTGGACGAACGGCTCGCGCGCATGTCGGGCAACCTGGACGCCTTCGCGGCGAGGGTCACCGCGGGCTGA
- a CDS encoding MDR family NADP-dependent oxidoreductase → MTTALPTPPALPAVTREIRLVAAPPGLPAPEHFALTEVPLPPPGPGQVLVRNSHFLVFPGLRTLIGGEVDGVPLPALHPGDALFGPAVGQVVAAADDGPLRPGDTVSHLLGWREHALLPVAGCTPLDGVLPDPVAHLAQGSAPYGALTRLARVGPADTVLVTGAAGAVGSLAGRIARLLGAERVIGSTRSPEKAERLVSECGYDAVVPRGAGPFAARLAEVAPDGIDVLLDTVGGEQLTAALGAARQGARFALVGALSGQLSAARRGGSAPTEIDAFRIVVRGISVRGYSGADHPEVEAEWTERFGGWLRSGEIGFPHVRIPGIARAPQALAELMEGRHFGAVVVEL, encoded by the coding sequence ATGACCACAGCCCTGCCCACTCCCCCTGCCCTCCCCGCCGTCACGCGCGAGATCCGGCTCGTCGCCGCGCCCCCCGGGCTGCCCGCTCCGGAACACTTCGCCCTCACCGAGGTGCCTCTTCCGCCGCCGGGACCGGGGCAGGTGCTCGTCAGGAACAGCCACTTCCTCGTCTTTCCCGGCCTGCGCACCCTCATCGGCGGGGAGGTCGACGGTGTCCCGCTGCCCGCGCTCCACCCGGGTGACGCCCTGTTCGGGCCGGCCGTCGGCCAGGTGGTCGCCGCGGCGGACGACGGCCCGCTGCGCCCCGGCGACACGGTCTCCCACCTGCTCGGCTGGCGGGAGCACGCCCTGCTCCCCGTCGCCGGGTGCACGCCGCTGGACGGCGTGCTGCCGGACCCGGTCGCCCACCTCGCCCAGGGGTCGGCCCCGTACGGCGCGCTGACCCGGCTCGCCCGGGTCGGTCCCGCCGACACCGTCCTCGTCACCGGCGCGGCGGGGGCGGTGGGCTCGCTGGCCGGGCGGATCGCGCGGCTGCTGGGCGCGGAGCGGGTCATCGGCAGTACCCGTTCGCCGGAGAAGGCGGAGCGGCTGGTGTCCGAGTGCGGCTACGACGCCGTCGTACCGCGGGGAGCCGGGCCCTTCGCGGCGCGGCTCGCCGAGGTGGCGCCCGACGGGATCGACGTCCTGCTGGACACCGTCGGGGGCGAGCAGCTGACCGCCGCGCTCGGCGCGGCCCGGCAGGGAGCGCGCTTCGCGCTGGTCGGCGCGCTCTCCGGGCAGTTGTCGGCGGCGCGGCGGGGCGGCAGCGCGCCGACCGAGATCGACGCGTTCCGGATCGTCGTCCGGGGCATCTCCGTACGCGGCTACAGCGGCGCGGACCACCCCGAGGTGGAGGCGGAGTGGACCGAGCGCTTCGGCGGCTGGCTCCGCTCCGGTGAGATCGGCTTTCCGCACGTACGGATCCCCGGCATAGCGCGGGCCCCGCAGGCGTTGGCGGAACTGATGGAAGGACGGCACTTCGGGGCCGTGGTCGTGGAGTTGTGA
- a CDS encoding MBL fold metallo-hydrolase, protein MKLTKYAHACVALEKDGVTLVLDPGKFTPEAEEAVAGAAAVLVTHEHADHFDAELISKALDARPGLVVFGPAVVTAQLGERAGRVTAVTAGDTFTVGGFSVAVDGERHAPIHPDIPIADNVGYLVDGTVFHPGDSYHVPGAPVGTLLLPTSGPWTKLSEAADYVRAVKPRRVVQIHELLLSELGQKSTAAILGEGGLTGTALTILAPGESLMV, encoded by the coding sequence ATGAAGTTGACCAAGTACGCCCACGCCTGCGTCGCCCTGGAGAAGGACGGCGTGACCCTCGTACTCGATCCGGGGAAGTTCACCCCCGAGGCCGAGGAAGCGGTGGCGGGCGCGGCGGCGGTGCTCGTGACGCACGAGCACGCCGACCACTTCGACGCCGAGCTGATCTCCAAGGCGCTGGACGCACGGCCCGGCCTGGTGGTCTTCGGCCCCGCGGTCGTGACGGCACAGCTCGGGGAGCGCGCCGGCCGGGTGACGGCCGTGACCGCCGGGGACACGTTCACCGTCGGCGGCTTCTCCGTCGCGGTCGACGGGGAGCGGCACGCCCCCATCCACCCGGACATCCCGATCGCGGACAACGTCGGCTACCTGGTCGACGGTACGGTCTTCCACCCCGGCGACTCGTACCACGTACCAGGCGCGCCGGTCGGGACGCTGCTGCTGCCGACCAGTGGACCGTGGACCAAGCTCAGTGAAGCGGCGGACTACGTACGCGCCGTGAAGCCGCGGCGGGTGGTCCAGATCCACGAACTGCTGCTCAGTGAGCTGGGGCAGAAGTCCACCGCGGCGATTCTGGGTGAGGGCGGCCTGACGGGAACGGCGCTGACGATCCTCGCCCCGGGGGAGTCGCTGATGGTGTGA
- a CDS encoding GNAT family N-acetyltransferase, translating to MSETVFVTVKDVEELHRFEARVDGRPAGFADYIRTGNLVVYPHTEVEREYEGQGVGGVLARAVLDDARTRDLPVLATCPFISSWMSRHPEYLDLAYQNRSRVTD from the coding sequence GTGTCGGAGACCGTGTTCGTGACCGTGAAGGACGTCGAGGAGCTCCACCGCTTCGAGGCCCGCGTGGACGGCCGGCCGGCCGGCTTCGCCGACTACATCCGTACGGGAAACCTGGTGGTCTACCCGCACACGGAGGTGGAGCGGGAGTACGAGGGCCAGGGCGTCGGCGGCGTACTGGCGCGAGCGGTTCTCGACGACGCGCGGACCCGGGATCTCCCGGTCCTGGCGACGTGCCCCTTCATCTCGTCGTGGATGAGCCGGCACCCGGAATACCTGGACCTGGCGTACCAGAACCGCAGCAGGGTCACGGACTGA
- a CDS encoding MarR family winged helix-turn-helix transcriptional regulator, translated as MKNEEILADRLRESIGRFVRVTRAHADSLSGPHTSTLGLLSREGDATIAALAQRRGVRHQSASRTVLELQDLGYVRRRPDPADGRAVLVALTEAGREAVEADRRARRDWMAGAIAVALDADERRQLEALPGLLDKLAAHEDGQG; from the coding sequence ATGAAGAACGAGGAGATCCTGGCCGACCGGCTGCGGGAGTCCATCGGCCGTTTCGTACGGGTCACCCGCGCGCACGCCGACTCGCTGAGCGGGCCCCACACGTCCACACTCGGCCTGCTCAGCCGTGAGGGCGACGCCACGATCGCGGCGCTGGCCCAGCGGCGCGGCGTACGGCACCAGAGCGCGAGCCGTACCGTGCTGGAGCTGCAAGATCTCGGTTACGTGCGCCGCCGCCCCGACCCGGCGGACGGCAGGGCCGTCCTGGTCGCCCTGACGGAGGCCGGGCGCGAGGCCGTCGAGGCCGACCGCCGGGCCCGGCGCGACTGGATGGCGGGCGCCATCGCGGTGGCCCTCGACGCGGACGAGCGCCGACAGCTGGAGGCGCTGCCCGGCCTGCTGGACAAGCTGGCGGCGCACGAGGACGGGCAGGGGTAG
- a CDS encoding alpha/beta fold hydrolase, with protein MTPSIVHHRTASIDGLDVFYREAGDPANPAILLLHGFPSSSHMFRDLIRALADDYHLVAPDHIGFGRSAMPPVDTFDYSFEKLTEVTEGLVAHLGLERFALYIHDYGAPIGLRMASRRPERVTALITQSGNAYMEGFTPFWDLLFAHAKDRAANEAEVRKLFTVEATRWQYTQGTPRDRLDRIAPEAWLMDQAGLDRPGNSEIQLQLFWDYQFNLDLYPVFHEYFRAHQPPLLVTWGENDEIFGAAGAEAYRQDLPKGEFHLLDAGHFALETHGDEIAGHIGDFMAPFV; from the coding sequence ATGACCCCTTCCATCGTTCACCACAGGACGGCATCCATTGACGGTCTGGACGTGTTCTACCGGGAGGCCGGTGACCCGGCGAACCCGGCGATCCTGTTGCTCCACGGCTTCCCGTCCAGCTCCCACATGTTCCGCGACCTGATCCGCGCGCTGGCGGACGACTACCACCTGGTGGCACCCGACCACATCGGCTTCGGCCGTTCGGCGATGCCCCCCGTCGACACCTTCGACTACAGCTTCGAGAAGCTGACGGAGGTCACGGAAGGGCTGGTCGCCCACCTCGGGCTGGAGCGTTTCGCGCTGTACATCCACGACTACGGGGCTCCGATCGGTCTGCGCATGGCCAGCCGGCGGCCCGAGCGGGTCACCGCCCTGATCACGCAGAGCGGCAACGCGTACATGGAGGGGTTCACCCCCTTCTGGGACCTCCTGTTCGCCCACGCCAAGGACCGCGCTGCGAACGAGGCGGAGGTACGGAAGCTGTTCACCGTGGAGGCGACCCGCTGGCAGTACACGCAGGGCACGCCCCGGGACCGGCTGGACCGGATCGCGCCCGAGGCGTGGCTCATGGACCAGGCCGGCCTCGACCGGCCGGGGAACAGCGAGATCCAGCTCCAGCTCTTCTGGGACTACCAGTTCAACCTGGACCTCTACCCGGTCTTCCACGAGTACTTCCGCGCACACCAGCCCCCGCTCCTCGTCACATGGGGCGAGAACGACGAGATCTTCGGGGCGGCGGGCGCCGAGGCGTACCGGCAGGATCTGCCGAAGGGCGAGTTCCACCTGCTCGACGCCGGGCACTTCGCGCTGGAGACACACGGCGACGAGATCGCCGGACACATCGGTGACTTCATGGCGCCGTTCGTCTGA